From a region of the Fischerella sp. JS2 genome:
- a CDS encoding glutathione peroxidase translates to MLPYREGRRVPDVTFRLRQNDQWVNVTTDDLFKGKTVVVFSLPGAFTPTCSSTHVPGYNQLAKTFKENGVDDIVCISVNDTFVMNEWAKDQEADNVTFIPDGNGEFTEGMGMLVDKSDLGFGKRSWRYSMLVKDGVVEKMFIEPEEPGDPFKVSDAETMLAYINPEAVKPKCVSLFTKPGCPFCARAKDMLKQNSLDYEEIVLGKDATTHSLKAIAGATTVPQVFIDGQQIGGSEALAAYLGATR, encoded by the coding sequence ATGTTGCCATATCGCGAAGGAAGAAGAGTTCCCGATGTCACCTTTCGTCTGCGTCAGAATGATCAGTGGGTGAATGTGACAACTGATGATTTATTCAAAGGTAAGACTGTTGTAGTTTTTTCTCTGCCGGGGGCTTTTACGCCTACTTGTTCATCGACTCATGTTCCAGGCTACAATCAGTTGGCAAAAACTTTCAAAGAGAATGGTGTAGATGACATTGTCTGCATATCTGTCAACGATACTTTTGTGATGAATGAATGGGCAAAGGATCAGGAAGCAGATAATGTAACTTTTATACCCGATGGCAATGGTGAATTTACTGAAGGCATGGGTATGCTAGTTGATAAATCCGATTTAGGGTTTGGCAAGCGGTCTTGGCGCTACTCCATGTTAGTCAAAGATGGCGTAGTAGAAAAAATGTTCATTGAACCAGAAGAACCAGGTGACCCCTTCAAGGTATCTGATGCCGAGACTATGCTGGCATATATTAATCCAGAGGCAGTAAAACCTAAGTGTGTTTCTCTATTTACAAAACCTGGTTGTCCTTTCTGTGCGCGTGCCAAAGACATGCTCAAGCAAAATAGTTTAGACTACGAAGAAATTGTCTTGGGTAAAGATGCCACAACTCATTCCTTAAAAGCGATCGCAGGTGCAACAACCGTTCCGCAAGTGTTTATCGATGGTCAACAAATTGGTGGTTCTGAAGCTTTGGCTGCTTATTTGGGCGCTACAAGGTAA
- a CDS encoding DUF2795 domain-containing protein, whose product MTTVNSVQLQKNLHETNYPISKKDLIKYAEEKGFDEKILRLLKQLPSIQYETPVDVSKAIANINNQ is encoded by the coding sequence ATGACTACAGTGAATTCAGTGCAACTACAGAAAAACTTGCACGAAACCAACTACCCCATCAGCAAAAAAGACTTAATCAAGTATGCTGAAGAAAAAGGTTTTGATGAGAAAATCCTCCGGCTTTTGAAGCAGTTGCCTTCAATACAGTATGAAACCCCCGTCGATGTAAGCAAAGCGATCGCTAATATCAATAATCAATGA
- a CDS encoding PhnE/PtxC family ABC transporter permease: MRRKVIISPYFFWGLVWLVAVSWSLRVAGVFQGDLVNEGGWSLVVAFLVAVVSPDLSSEFLLLTFDAMLKTLAYAVCGTFFCVVIGLVGGVLSSQVWWQSLGRGYNCAWLVVRAILAIPRAIHELIWGLFFVNIFGLDPLVAVLAIAIPFGAITAKVFSEILDETPREALLALLNSGVSPLSAFVYSLIPQAFPNLLSYSFYRFECSIRSATVLGIIGAGGLGYQIYLSLQTLRYQQVWTLMFALLLLSGCTDFLSGWLRQQLQLPSRLDLNILKLKQRSHNHSITSSSYVFLLGAFVLLIFSFWYIKADFAKLWEPLTAERVAGIIQDVFPPLWIDLNQLFVFSTQTLAMSILAMTGAGLGGILLSFLAARGETRGGGEMGGWGNGRMGRNLVSLFTRFLLLFARAVPEPIWALIFLFVLFPGILPGAIALAIHNLGILGRLMAEAIENLDQRPLLSLTALGASNSQVFIYGILPATTPRFLAYILYRWEVCIRATVIVGLIGAGGLGRLLTEQLSNFDYQGLLTTLMVFIGLTFVVDVISASVRRTLR; encoded by the coding sequence ATGAGGAGAAAAGTGATTATATCTCCCTATTTTTTTTGGGGTTTGGTGTGGTTGGTGGCGGTAAGTTGGTCGCTGCGTGTTGCTGGGGTGTTTCAAGGGGATTTGGTGAATGAAGGTGGGTGGAGTCTGGTTGTTGCTTTTCTGGTTGCTGTGGTTTCGCCGGATTTGAGTTCAGAGTTTTTACTTCTAACTTTCGATGCAATGTTGAAGACTCTGGCTTATGCGGTGTGTGGGACGTTTTTTTGTGTGGTGATTGGGTTGGTGGGTGGTGTTTTATCCAGCCAGGTGTGGTGGCAGTCTCTAGGTAGGGGTTACAATTGTGCTTGGTTGGTGGTACGAGCAATTTTAGCAATCCCAAGAGCGATTCATGAATTGATTTGGGGATTGTTTTTTGTGAATATTTTTGGACTTGATCCATTGGTGGCGGTGTTGGCGATCGCTATTCCTTTTGGGGCAATCACTGCTAAGGTATTTTCGGAAATTTTGGATGAGACGCCTCGCGAAGCGTTGTTGGCATTACTCAATAGTGGTGTATCTCCTCTGAGTGCATTTGTTTATAGTCTTATTCCTCAAGCTTTTCCCAATCTACTTTCTTATAGTTTTTATCGATTTGAGTGTTCGATTCGTTCAGCGACGGTATTAGGTATTATCGGTGCTGGCGGATTGGGTTATCAAATTTATCTGAGTCTCCAGACTTTGCGTTATCAGCAAGTATGGACTTTGATGTTTGCATTGCTTTTATTGAGTGGTTGTACAGATTTTTTGAGTGGCTGGTTACGTCAACAATTGCAATTACCTAGTCGGTTGGATTTAAATATTTTGAAACTCAAACAACGTTCTCACAATCACTCTATCACCTCATCTTCCTATGTGTTTTTACTAGGTGCATTTGTCCTATTAATTTTTTCTTTTTGGTACATTAAAGCTGATTTTGCCAAGCTGTGGGAACCGCTTACTGCGGAACGTGTAGCGGGAATTATTCAAGATGTTTTTCCACCACTATGGATTGATCTAAATCAGTTATTTGTTTTTTCTACTCAAACTCTAGCCATGTCAATTTTAGCGATGACTGGTGCGGGTTTGGGTGGAATATTGCTTTCTTTTTTGGCAGCAAGGGGGGAGACAAGAGGGGGTGGGGAGATGGGGGGGTGGGGCAATGGGAGGATGGGGAGAAATTTGGTTTCTCTATTCACACGATTTTTATTACTTTTTGCCCGGGCTGTACCCGAACCAATTTGGGCATTAATCTTTTTATTTGTGTTATTTCCAGGAATTTTACCAGGTGCGATCGCTCTTGCTATCCATAATCTTGGTATTTTAGGACGGTTGATGGCGGAGGCGATCGAAAATTTAGATCAACGTCCTTTGCTTTCTTTAACAGCTTTGGGTGCTAGTAATTCTCAAGTCTTTATCTACGGCATTTTACCTGCCACTACTCCCCGCTTTCTTGCTTACATTCTCTACCGTTGGGAAGTCTGTATTCGCGCGACGGTGATTGTCGGATTGATAGGTGCTGGTGGTTTAGGGCGTCTGTTGACTGAACAACTGAGCAATTTTGATTACCAAGGTCTACTGACAACTTTGATGGTTTTTATTGGTTTAACTTTTGTAGTAGATGTGATTAGTGCTTCAGTAAGAAGGACTTTGAGATAA
- a CDS encoding phosphonate ABC transporter ATP-binding protein, protein MNPHAPIFALKNVSKKFGQFASLVDINLEIYPGERVAFVGSSGAGKSTLLSLLNGSSQPTQGQVWILDRNIARLRPKLRRQVQRQIGTIYQQLHLVDNLRVIHNVNAGHLGRWSFWQAALSLIYPREVETATKALIQVGIPEKLYDRTDRLSGGQQQRVAIARVLVQDPVAILADEPISSLDPERSREIMNLLRDLSEETGKTLVSSLHAIEYARSHFQRVIGLRQGRILFDAPAGEVSATMVEELYRIKPQRRWGDGV, encoded by the coding sequence ATGAACCCACATGCACCAATTTTTGCACTCAAAAACGTCAGCAAAAAATTTGGTCAATTTGCATCTCTGGTTGACATCAACTTGGAAATTTATCCTGGTGAAAGAGTTGCCTTTGTTGGTTCTAGTGGTGCAGGCAAAAGTACGCTGCTTAGCTTACTCAATGGTTCCTCCCAACCTACCCAAGGTCAAGTTTGGATACTTGATCGCAACATAGCACGTCTGCGTCCTAAATTGCGGCGACAAGTGCAACGGCAAATTGGTACAATCTACCAGCAACTTCATTTGGTGGATAACTTACGGGTGATTCATAATGTCAACGCTGGACATCTGGGACGATGGTCATTTTGGCAAGCAGCGCTTTCTTTGATTTACCCACGAGAAGTAGAAACAGCTACCAAAGCTTTAATCCAGGTAGGAATTCCTGAAAAATTGTACGATCGCACTGATCGCCTTTCCGGGGGACAGCAACAACGAGTAGCGATCGCCCGTGTGTTAGTGCAAGATCCTGTAGCAATTCTGGCTGATGAACCAATTTCTAGTCTTGACCCGGAACGCAGTCGTGAGATTATGAATTTGTTGCGGGATTTAAGTGAGGAAACAGGGAAAACATTGGTTAGTAGTCTACACGCAATTGAGTATGCCCGCAGTCATTTTCAACGAGTGATTGGGTTGCGTCAGGGTAGGATTTTGTTTGATGCGCCTGCTGGGGAAGTGTCGGCGACTATGGTGGAGGAGTTGTATAGAATTAAACCACAGAGGCGATGGGGTGATGGGGTGTAG
- a CDS encoding putative selenate ABC transporter substrate-binding protein: MKKVLFSGLLLILLPLTACSEASQTTGVKKVQPLVTGAIPDQDPEKLQRQYNKLAAYLQQELGVPVEYKPVTDYTAAVTAFKVGDLDLVWFGGLTGVQARLQVPGAEAIAQRDVDKKFHSVFIANKKTGLQPFQNTNDLQKLKGKTFTFGSESSTSGRLMPQYFLEQAGVKLTDFKGQPGFSGDHDKTIKLVEAGTYEVGAVNEKVWSKRVDSKEVDLNKVEVIWRTPAYYDYHWVINPQVKQRYGEDFVKKVQAAFFKLDPKVPEQKEILDLLQASKFIPTQNENYRQIEEIGREIGKIK; the protein is encoded by the coding sequence ATGAAAAAAGTTTTGTTCTCTGGATTACTACTAATCTTACTCCCGTTAACAGCTTGTTCTGAAGCTTCCCAAACTACTGGTGTAAAAAAAGTCCAACCCTTAGTCACAGGTGCAATACCCGACCAAGATCCAGAGAAGTTGCAGCGCCAGTATAACAAGCTAGCAGCGTATTTACAGCAAGAATTAGGTGTACCTGTAGAATACAAACCTGTGACTGATTACACCGCAGCAGTCACAGCCTTTAAGGTGGGAGACTTAGATTTAGTATGGTTTGGCGGATTGACTGGGGTGCAAGCCAGATTGCAAGTACCAGGTGCAGAAGCGATCGCGCAACGGGATGTAGATAAAAAATTCCATAGTGTTTTCATTGCCAACAAAAAAACAGGTTTACAACCATTCCAAAATACTAACGATCTCCAAAAACTCAAAGGCAAAACCTTTACCTTTGGTAGCGAATCTTCTACCTCCGGGCGGTTAATGCCTCAATATTTTCTGGAACAAGCTGGCGTCAAACTCACAGATTTTAAAGGTCAGCCAGGCTTTTCTGGTGATCATGATAAAACTATCAAATTAGTAGAAGCAGGAACTTATGAAGTCGGTGCTGTAAATGAAAAAGTATGGTCAAAACGTGTCGATTCCAAAGAAGTAGATTTAAATAAAGTAGAAGTTATTTGGCGTACTCCTGCTTATTATGATTACCATTGGGTAATTAACCCCCAGGTCAAACAACGCTACGGTGAAGATTTTGTCAAAAAAGTTCAGGCTGCTTTCTTCAAACTAGACCCCAAAGTGCCAGAACAAAAGGAAATTCTCGACCTATTACAAGCAAGTAAATTCATTCCTACCCAGAATGAAAACTACAGACAAATTGAAGAAATCGGTCGGGAAATTGGGAAAATAAAATAA
- a CDS encoding DUF760 domain-containing protein produces the protein MSNLFPQNQGSSKNELNSHNSLSQYIQSMSPEVLTHLSKPVSQDALQLIMQAVTHKLNSLTTEQFNGLIATNRETLGMLLGEAMVDGYFLRNAEQRMEMEKLLPSMETNLSD, from the coding sequence ATGAGCAACTTATTTCCTCAGAATCAAGGCTCTTCTAAGAATGAATTGAATAGTCATAACTCACTGTCACAATACATCCAATCCATGAGTCCAGAAGTGTTGACTCATTTATCTAAGCCTGTTTCCCAAGATGCTTTGCAATTAATCATGCAAGCTGTGACGCACAAGTTGAACAGCTTAACTACAGAACAGTTTAATGGCTTAATTGCTACTAACCGCGAAACCTTGGGTATGTTGCTAGGTGAAGCGATGGTGGATGGTTATTTTTTACGCAACGCCGAACAGAGAATGGAAATGGAGAAATTGTTGCCTTCTATGGAAACCAATTTATCAGACTAA
- a CDS encoding M48 family metallopeptidase, with product MLSSKTQLIGLKADSFRHPLDLEATKALKQIPGIDMMVRNFLGPVAEQLFYVENIASSILVGENQLPHLHKLLLEACHILDMEPPQLYIRQHPAPNAYTFAMRGKQPFVVLHTSLIDMLTPEETQAVIAHELGHLKCDHSVYLTPVNILILAAATLPNIGAVIAQAIQAQLLEWVRCAEFTCDRAALLATQNPKAVMSVLMKLSGGSPTLAPQLNLDAFIEQARAYDDISKTELGEMLKATRTAQLTHPVPVLRAREIDRWASSKEYESLLQNPKLEFGSESKTVGRWRNW from the coding sequence ATGTTATCCTCCAAAACTCAGCTAATTGGTCTGAAAGCCGATTCATTTCGTCACCCGCTAGACCTAGAAGCAACCAAAGCGCTAAAACAGATTCCCGGTATAGATATGATGGTGCGAAATTTCTTGGGACCAGTGGCTGAGCAGTTATTTTATGTGGAAAACATTGCATCTAGTATTTTGGTAGGTGAAAACCAATTACCGCATTTACATAAACTATTATTAGAAGCTTGTCATATTTTAGATATGGAGCCACCCCAGTTGTATATAAGACAACATCCGGCTCCGAACGCTTATACTTTTGCGATGCGGGGAAAGCAGCCTTTTGTAGTGCTGCACACTTCCTTAATTGATATGCTCACACCAGAGGAGACTCAAGCAGTCATTGCCCATGAACTCGGACATCTTAAATGTGACCACAGCGTTTATCTGACACCAGTAAATATATTAATTTTGGCGGCAGCAACTTTGCCTAATATTGGTGCGGTTATTGCCCAAGCAATCCAAGCACAACTTTTAGAATGGGTACGTTGTGCTGAATTTACATGCGATCGCGCCGCATTATTAGCAACCCAAAATCCCAAAGCTGTGATGTCTGTGTTAATGAAGTTAAGTGGTGGTTCACCAACTCTCGCACCACAGCTTAACCTAGATGCTTTTATTGAGCAAGCCCGCGCCTACGATGACATCAGTAAAACCGAACTAGGCGAAATGCTCAAAGCAACTCGGACAGCACAATTAACCCACCCAGTACCAGTACTACGGGCGCGAGAAATAGACCGTTGGGCAAGTAGCAAAGAATATGAAAGCTTATTGCAAAATCCAAAGTTAGAGTTTGGTAGTGAGTCAAAAACTGTCGGTAGATGGCGTAACTGGTAG
- the murA gene encoding UDP-N-acetylglucosamine 1-carboxyvinyltransferase, translated as MEGRLINPSSSLPDAKLSSVADSSVLQICGGYPLQGHVKISGAKNSALVIMAGALLCSGDCHIRNVPLLADVERMGQVLSALGVRLQQNGDFLDVNASEITSSKAPYELVTQLRASFFAIGPILARLGVAQMPLPGGCAIGARPVDLHVRGLQAMGAEVQIEHGICNAYVPGKNRRLKGAKIYLDIPSVGATETLMMAATLAEGETIIENAAREPEVVDLANFCIAMGAKIQGAGTSTIIIDGVPKLHSTEYSIIPDRIEAGTFLVAGAITRSELLLSPVAPDHLVPVISKLREIGVSVVEETPDCLRVLKSERLIAADIETMPHPGFPTDMQAPFMALLAIAEGDSLINETVFENRLRHASELNRLGADIRVKGNTAFVRGVPLLSGAPVIGTDLRAAAALVVAGLAADGKTTIQGLRYLDRGYDRLDLKLQELGAKIQRLPCSEVKTEIAPSTINPLVNS; from the coding sequence TTGGAGGGTAGGCTTATTAATCCTTCTAGCAGCTTACCAGATGCTAAATTGTCATCTGTTGCAGACTCCTCAGTCTTGCAGATCTGTGGTGGGTATCCGTTGCAAGGCCATGTCAAAATCAGTGGGGCAAAAAATTCAGCACTAGTAATTATGGCTGGAGCCTTGCTGTGTTCGGGAGACTGTCACATCCGTAACGTACCTTTGTTAGCGGATGTAGAGCGGATGGGTCAGGTATTGTCAGCTTTAGGTGTTCGTTTACAGCAAAATGGTGATTTTTTAGACGTAAATGCTAGTGAAATTACTTCATCCAAAGCTCCTTACGAACTAGTTACCCAGTTGCGAGCCAGTTTTTTTGCGATCGGCCCTATCCTAGCGCGCTTAGGAGTAGCGCAGATGCCATTACCAGGGGGTTGTGCCATTGGGGCCAGACCAGTGGATCTCCATGTGCGCGGACTACAAGCAATGGGAGCCGAGGTACAAATTGAGCATGGCATTTGTAATGCCTACGTCCCTGGCAAAAACCGCCGCCTGAAGGGAGCAAAAATCTACCTAGATATTCCCAGTGTGGGAGCCACAGAAACGCTGATGATGGCAGCAACTCTGGCAGAAGGTGAAACAATCATCGAAAACGCCGCCCGTGAACCAGAAGTTGTGGATTTGGCAAATTTCTGTATTGCGATGGGGGCAAAAATTCAAGGTGCAGGAACGAGTACGATTATAATCGACGGTGTTCCCAAATTACATTCTACAGAGTATAGTATTATACCTGACCGCATTGAAGCAGGAACTTTTCTAGTGGCGGGGGCAATAACCCGTTCCGAACTGCTTCTCTCGCCAGTAGCCCCAGACCATCTGGTACCAGTGATTTCCAAATTGCGGGAGATTGGCGTGAGTGTGGTTGAAGAAACACCAGACTGCTTACGTGTCCTCAAATCCGAAAGACTGATAGCCGCAGACATTGAAACCATGCCCCATCCCGGCTTTCCTACGGACATGCAAGCGCCGTTCATGGCTTTGCTTGCGATCGCAGAAGGCGATAGTCTCATTAATGAAACCGTATTTGAAAACCGTCTGCGTCATGCCTCAGAGTTAAATCGCTTGGGGGCAGACATTCGTGTTAAGGGTAACACTGCCTTTGTACGGGGAGTACCGTTGTTATCTGGCGCACCCGTGATTGGCACTGATTTACGAGCCGCAGCAGCTTTAGTTGTCGCCGGTTTGGCAGCAGATGGTAAAACCACTATTCAAGGACTGCGCTACCTTGATCGCGGCTATGATCGCCTTGATCTCAAATTACAGGAGTTAGGAGCAAAAATCCAACGTTTACCTTGTTCAGAGGTAAAAACAGAAATTGCCCCTAGCACTATCAATCCTTTGGTTAATAGTTAG
- a CDS encoding RNA methyltransferase — protein sequence MLTSLQNSLVKQIRKLHAAKERHKQQLFLLEGTHLLEEACAVNYPLAVVCCTQQWQISHPMLWEEACQKSDRTEIVSEEVMATIATTVQPDGVVALAKRDVSPTPIPFTGVVLALETVQDPGNLGTIIRAAAAAGASGLWLSTDSVDLDNPKVLRATAGQWFRLPMAVSPDLKATLMQAKQAGMQVIATLPSATLTYWEVDWHQPSLILLGNEGAGLSTELAAMADTSVKIPLNPGVESLNVAIASALMLYEARRQRGE from the coding sequence ATGTTGACGAGTTTACAGAATTCTTTAGTTAAGCAAATTAGAAAACTCCACGCTGCTAAGGAACGGCATAAGCAGCAATTGTTCCTACTGGAGGGAACACACTTGTTGGAGGAAGCTTGTGCAGTAAATTATCCGCTTGCAGTGGTGTGTTGTACCCAACAGTGGCAAATATCCCATCCGATGTTATGGGAAGAGGCTTGTCAAAAGAGCGATCGCACAGAAATTGTCAGTGAAGAAGTGATGGCGACGATCGCTACCACAGTGCAACCAGATGGAGTTGTGGCGCTAGCGAAACGGGATGTCTCTCCAACTCCCATACCATTTACTGGTGTGGTATTGGCCCTAGAAACAGTGCAAGATCCTGGTAATTTGGGTACAATTATTCGCGCTGCGGCGGCGGCTGGGGCAAGTGGGTTGTGGCTCAGTACAGATAGTGTAGATTTAGATAATCCTAAGGTATTACGAGCTACTGCTGGACAATGGTTCCGTCTGCCGATGGCAGTAAGTCCAGATTTAAAAGCGACACTCATGCAAGCTAAACAGGCGGGAATGCAAGTGATCGCCACCCTGCCGAGTGCAACTTTAACTTACTGGGAAGTAGACTGGCATCAGCCAAGTTTAATTTTATTAGGGAATGAAGGTGCTGGTTTGTCAACAGAATTAGCTGCAATGGCAGATACAAGCGTAAAAATTCCTCTCAATCCTGGAGTAGAGTCACTGAATGTAGCGATCGCATCTGCATTGATGTTATACGAAGCGCGAAGACAGAGAGGGGAGTAG
- a CDS encoding ThiF family adenylyltransferase, whose translation MTNAFFHEQLQRTPALMHKLRDFSITICGAGALGANITENLARSGFGKLRVIDRDRVEERNLSTQPYYRSDVGAYKAKILTNNLYRALGVTVDGRPKELTSANAGQLLADSALIIDTFDNSSSRQAVFDYSTNSQIPCLHVGLASDYAEIIWNQIYRVPSPANDDICDYPLARNLVILAVAVACEVIVNFVATGKQQSFTVTLADFAVQPFNV comes from the coding sequence ATGACTAATGCCTTTTTTCACGAACAATTGCAACGCACACCAGCACTAATGCATAAACTGCGGGACTTCTCCATTACCATTTGTGGTGCTGGGGCTTTGGGTGCAAATATCACTGAAAATCTAGCCCGTTCCGGTTTTGGCAAGTTGCGGGTAATAGATAGAGACAGAGTTGAGGAACGTAACCTTTCTACTCAACCTTACTACCGTTCCGATGTTGGCGCATATAAAGCCAAAATCCTCACCAATAATCTTTACCGTGCTTTGGGTGTCACAGTCGATGGGCGTCCGAAAGAATTAACATCAGCCAATGCAGGACAATTATTAGCAGATAGTGCTTTGATTATTGACACCTTTGATAACAGCAGCAGCCGACAAGCTGTGTTTGATTACTCTACTAATTCTCAGATACCTTGTCTGCATGTAGGTTTAGCTTCAGATTATGCAGAAATCATCTGGAACCAAATTTATCGTGTACCTTCACCTGCTAATGATGATATCTGCGACTACCCCCTGGCACGCAACTTAGTTATCCTCGCAGTAGCAGTTGCTTGTGAAGTTATCGTTAATTTTGTAGCTACAGGGAAGCAGCAGAGTTTTACTGTTACCTTAGCTGATTTTGCCGTTCAGCCTTTTAACGTATAA
- a CDS encoding Mur ligase family protein, giving the protein MVVENKIQFIDKLRLGLAVSIAKSVTLMVRSLRLGAASVLPGAIARRIEPRLLPLLSQQVKNGVILVAGTNGKTTTSLFLREILERQGFCVAHNSTGANLENGLMTALMESTNLVGSLDVDYAILEVDENILPRVLAPIQPKLILCLNLFRDQLDRYGEVDTISKRWGSAIATLPPETIIVANADDPTICYLGQQLSQQQVAFFGLNEPEQYLEAIPHAVDSIYCPSCGHALDYKGVYLSHMGEYTCPSCSFTRSKPTIDSSQWPQILIGLYNKYNTLAAATAAIELGIDEATIRDAIPKFQPAFGRAEELNINGKQVRILLSKNPVGTNETIRVVTQSHHQTTLLVLNDRIQDGEDVSWIWDVDTEKLVQRGGTLIVSGDRAYDMALRLRYSDPAPQNTCKLIVEENLQQAINTALANTPDHETLHILPTYTAMLDVREVLTGRKIR; this is encoded by the coding sequence ATGGTTGTGGAAAACAAAATTCAATTCATAGATAAACTGCGGCTGGGTTTGGCTGTCTCTATAGCTAAAAGCGTAACTTTGATGGTGCGATCGCTACGTTTGGGTGCGGCGTCTGTTTTACCTGGTGCGATCGCACGTCGTATTGAACCCCGTTTGTTGCCATTGTTGAGTCAGCAGGTGAAAAATGGGGTGATTCTTGTTGCTGGCACAAATGGCAAAACTACCACATCGCTGTTCTTACGGGAGATTTTAGAACGCCAAGGTTTTTGTGTTGCTCATAATTCCACGGGTGCGAATTTAGAAAATGGCTTGATGACAGCGTTAATGGAAAGCACAAATTTGGTAGGTTCGCTAGATGTAGATTACGCCATTTTAGAAGTAGATGAAAATATCCTACCCAGGGTTTTAGCTCCAATTCAACCAAAACTGATTCTCTGTTTAAACTTGTTCCGTGATCAACTGGATAGATATGGAGAAGTAGACACAATTAGTAAACGTTGGGGAAGTGCGATCGCAACTTTACCCCCTGAAACTATTATTGTTGCCAATGCTGACGACCCGACAATTTGCTATCTTGGTCAGCAGTTATCTCAACAACAAGTTGCATTTTTTGGTTTAAACGAACCAGAACAGTATTTAGAAGCGATTCCCCATGCTGTTGATTCTATCTATTGTCCCAGTTGCGGACACGCTTTAGATTATAAAGGCGTTTATTTATCTCATATGGGCGAATATACTTGTCCCAGTTGTAGTTTTACTAGAAGCAAACCAACTATTGATAGTAGCCAATGGCCGCAAATTCTCATTGGCTTGTACAACAAATACAATACTTTAGCAGCTGCTACTGCCGCCATTGAATTGGGAATTGATGAAGCGACTATTCGTGATGCTATACCTAAGTTTCAACCTGCTTTTGGTCGTGCGGAAGAACTAAATATTAATGGGAAACAAGTACGAATTTTATTATCAAAAAATCCTGTGGGGACAAATGAAACTATTCGAGTTGTGACCCAAAGTCATCATCAAACAACGTTATTAGTATTAAATGATCGCATTCAAGATGGCGAGGATGTTTCCTGGATTTGGGATGTAGATACAGAGAAACTAGTCCAACGGGGAGGAACTCTCATAGTGAGTGGCGATCGCGCCTATGATATGGCTCTGCGTCTTCGCTACAGCGATCCCGCACCTCAAAATACTTGTAAATTGATTGTCGAAGAAAATTTGCAACAAGCTATCAACACAGCTTTGGCAAATACCCCAGATCACGAAACTTTGCATATCTTACCTACCTACACAGCTATGCTTGATGTACGGGAAGTACTAACTGGTAGGAAAATTCGCTAA
- the cysE gene encoding serine O-acetyltransferase codes for MLLTDLRTIYERDPAARNWLEVLFCYPGLQALLFHRIAHWLYKKNIPFIPRLISQISRFITGIEIHPRAKIGRGVFIDHGMGVVIGETAIVGDYALIYQGVTLGGTGKETGKRHPTLGNNVVVGAGAKVLGNIQIGDNVRIGAGSVVLRDVPSNTTVVGIPGRITRCENTKVDVLAHNQLRDVEAEAIRALFERVKELEQQVEKLEVNLHMSVTQVNQEIRCSRDSVIEDFLDGSGI; via the coding sequence ATGCTACTAACAGATTTACGAACAATTTATGAGCGTGACCCCGCAGCCCGTAACTGGCTAGAAGTATTATTTTGCTATCCTGGACTGCAAGCTTTGCTGTTCCATCGCATTGCCCATTGGTTGTACAAGAAAAATATTCCATTTATTCCCCGCCTCATTTCTCAAATCAGTAGGTTTATCACTGGGATTGAAATTCACCCAAGAGCAAAAATTGGTCGGGGTGTATTTATAGACCATGGCATGGGAGTGGTGATTGGCGAGACGGCAATTGTAGGTGATTATGCCCTGATTTATCAAGGTGTTACCCTTGGCGGTACTGGTAAAGAAACTGGTAAGCGCCATCCGACTTTAGGTAACAATGTCGTTGTTGGTGCAGGTGCAAAGGTATTAGGCAATATCCAAATAGGAGATAATGTCCGTATTGGTGCAGGTTCAGTAGTACTGCGCGACGTACCTAGCAATACAACTGTAGTTGGTATTCCTGGACGTATCACTCGTTGCGAAAATACAAAAGTAGATGTTTTGGCTCACAATCAACTGCGGGATGTAGAAGCTGAAGCAATTCGAGCTTTATTTGAACGTGTGAAAGAACTAGAACAACAAGTAGAAAAGTTGGAAGTGAATTTACATATGTCTGTCACTCAAGTAAATCAAGAAATTAGATGTAGTCGTGATTCTGTGATTGAAGATTTTTTAGATGGATCTGGGATTTGA